A stretch of the Acyrthosiphon pisum isolate AL4f chromosome A2, pea_aphid_22Mar2018_4r6ur, whole genome shotgun sequence genome encodes the following:
- the LOC100569600 gene encoding putative glycine-rich cell wall structural protein 1, whose product MKVSSSSGRVCGGGGGGGVCSNGGGDGNDAGNRGDSGGGCGGGAPNNNNNNNNNNNSSSSTSTSTSTSSPPCSEGGGGGGGGGGGSGGLVAGVLVSDQGEVISDRYVGVARQFASRQASERGSTKADQSDGSDDETTLRQMLVR is encoded by the coding sequence ATGAAAGTGTCGAGCAGCAGCGGCAGAGTTTGTGGAGGAGGAGGCGGAGGCGGTGTTTGCAGCAACGGCGGCGGAGACGGCAACGACGCTGGAAACCGCGGTGACAGCGGCGGTGGCTGCGGCGGCGGTGCgcccaacaacaacaacaacaacaacaacaacaacaacagcagcagcagcaccaGCACCAGCACCAGCACCAGCAGCCCTCCGTGCAGTGagggtggcggcggcggcggcggcggtggtggtggtagcGGCGGCCTGGTAGCTGGCGTGCTGGTCAGTGATCAGGGCGAAGTGATCAGCGACCGGTATGTGGGCGTGGCGAGGCAGTTCGCGTCGCGTCAAGCGTCCGAGCGTGGCTCGACCAAAGCTGACCAAAGCGACGGTAGTGACGACGAGACCACGCTTAGGCAGATGCTTGTGAGGTAA